One window of Akkermansia biwaensis genomic DNA carries:
- a CDS encoding YdeI/OmpD-associated family protein, giving the protein MDIDQLLPITTRGELRAWLEKYHRTASSCWIPITRKPSPHAVLYLDAVEEALCFGWIDSTRKKTLDGHLAQRLSPRAKGSKWSELNKERVRRLLRMGLMTPRGIDCLPDMDPEAFQIDSEILDALLREPETYAHFLNFPRLYRHVRIDTIQIKKNQPDLFKSRLEKLLEHTRANRMYGEWHDGGRLLEE; this is encoded by the coding sequence ATGGACATTGACCAGTTGCTTCCCATCACTACGCGCGGAGAATTGAGAGCATGGCTGGAAAAATACCACCGCACCGCCTCATCCTGCTGGATTCCGATCACCCGCAAACCCTCTCCGCACGCCGTTCTTTACCTGGATGCCGTGGAGGAGGCCCTCTGCTTCGGCTGGATTGACAGCACGCGCAAAAAGACGCTGGATGGGCATTTGGCCCAGCGTCTTTCTCCGAGGGCCAAAGGAAGCAAGTGGTCGGAACTGAACAAGGAACGCGTCCGCCGCCTGCTCAGAATGGGATTGATGACGCCGCGGGGAATAGATTGTTTGCCGGACATGGACCCGGAAGCCTTCCAAATAGATTCCGAAATCCTGGACGCCCTGCTCCGGGAACCGGAAACATACGCCCACTTTCTGAACTTCCCGCGTCTGTACCGCCATGTGCGCATTGATACCATCCAGATCAAGAAAAACCAGCCGGACCTGTTTAAAAGCCGCCTGGAAAAGCTTCTGGAACATACCCGCGCCAACAGGATGTACGGGGAATGGCATGACGGAGGCAGACTGTTAGAAGAATAA
- a CDS encoding autotransporter-associated beta strand repeat-containing protein, producing MTDITAAGTYEGGYDRTLTLEGGTYASVQLWNIVGDAAETTLNGDNKFTINIGADTSLTSGFHFMFWANSLRTVTADVTLNVDENAGSLTGMTLLGDGNAGGAGVRFATTGTLTATINGGEWTGWTTGAPSEIISFALGLEGFQHTGDVNFTINGGAFTGTVSAGSARGYVDASTILGDINLTVTGGTFGSNVSLLGMGKVNYGNTEEGKNYVGRLSISGGTFNANVLGLGKGNEISVKQNASVFLDISGGIFNENVFAQGATTTISGGTFAEGKKLFAGAMVNSSTYNLTSTNMTLDMGNGSVAAMIAGGTWVETGASTLNITGSTNLTFKSGTYTGQIWGGSYINGAATAALTGNIGSTNITITGGTFDGAQISLGTYVERNNTSSALTIGEANLSISGGTFNNASIYAGGRKVNGTSLTTAQANVTIEGNEAVFSGTTFISGQGQGDVVTRSVLNLNGVTRADMFAAAAITGFDEISAGDGTDAVIANATVLDGRGAFTKSGTGKLTLSTATGYTNALTVSAGELHFGLADGVAFGNSITLGAGARLTSAGGMTLSAASGLTLDLTGMGSSSAALIQSGGTLSFNAGGTLTLTISGVDQTMENDYKLITADNFGTLTANSFHFDPSGLSGDYTYALELTGNTLYLRVKALGEALNWNGGASGTWMAAGGGDIWLDKDSMAVVYDGTKAASFENLTGVTASTVTISGDVSSPRITVNNTQGAQGTAYLFSGDGAIVDGTGATELVKRGTGELTIENTGANTFSGGTTIIDGALNLNTAQGLGTGTVTLNGGRLVLNVTDANTPGLVATNALVFGGGAFVYGTGASQDISGLIDAANSTEVRIDTNGNDISWASYSQELGNAALVKLGGGSLDISVTAAAQDTTTYTGAISVTEGQLTYNITLPAGSQATRVWSGALSIAQGAALQFNEARAVNRTTVLTLSGAISGAGDLILGDKEAPTNPGGGRYQVSGSNTGFTGTFKLVGNGTNADWNEVGFSNAQAVGGASLELDGRGFFVGGGDPVGADIHVTAAGGWINGNSNQTLTLSGALTGEAGANLGLPAGANPTLTVVFTGDLTGYEGTLHSGQGAGVLAFGAGTAATTLASGEFIQAASLGGAGTFRVNYSGTGKDLLYAGDIIDTAKLDVQGSDKLVLTGANTSTGGISIAQNSTVQLGDGSGANAAWAGTISGAGSLVVNTTGTFLVGDRANNLTGTLTLARGTLDLDNAAATTNILIQSGALSQAGAYAGNASNRVHVGAVANSGNIALGGLDASQLGTVATTTAGTQLTGLKAGSTWTVSGAGNTLAVSADNLSGAPFTGTGSLIQFDGASGSIAFAEGSTLTLDLTSVADAMKTAGGTLEILLTNGTITAELAALKTHITSNPLFSALGFGIVDADGGNIVISGDTDLIYVASVDGTGSADAPVKNQELNFYQAVIVNEDLYVESDGTMVIKNLTAPGSGAGQQGTGNLIVTNTADNKGSIELQNNLFDGPTGVDTGFAGDITGLNGAAANTDLVKTGANKLTLTGTVSLAGDIIAQQGVLQLDGTADVETLRLDSSDAGAPASIGIGGNTTAQTLAAGTYGGTLDIGTSGTLTLTGATAALGNTAITGSGTLKLAQGSSLELAASSSMDGVLLELDGQLTANSDGNVSGLTGAGALTLNGHNFTVNAAQGAAHVYEGSLGEGTLTVTGGGSQTLRASGVDTDLNIDGGNLVLQGKADTDGAALTYAALENRGHLTIQASDNAISAFNTTLKVDGATFGSNSTTTFTLNSDGNLTESFIQSSGSIVVENGASFHVTTLPGINITWNPGNPMELSLMELTGTGDITLGDNTLTVGGLFLTYYKNAHLVHEGNKILLKAEEQTDNPYAVLTDTANSLAGANLVWGAARSGQVDQYLTGFLSAINDDLINNPGSVSRKMAAAAGSTVTSLSMAQRDALRDQMSWLRNRTNQMGVNPAYINEDLPYFHMWMQGTGSYAQLDTKGDESGYKLTTWGGTFGVDVDLSDSFTLGAAFTANYGDLTASAADTADGHLDSYYANLFGRYQSKRWAHTLILTGGWNDAKLNRTVDYGAGSYRTEGNTNGWGMGAMYELTYDIYLNEDRSSILQPLFNASVVTTRMDGYRETGAGSMGLNVDKQELTTGTVALGGRWMGLVGSNLFGREALAELRVNAAQDLGDRRGEANVGLLGNPGLLQRVRGAKVGRTAVQIGAGLSVPVGTRGTVFVDGNADIRDGASSLNGSIGYRYDF from the coding sequence ATGACGGACATCACGGCAGCCGGTACTTATGAAGGGGGATATGATCGCACGCTGACTCTGGAGGGAGGAACATATGCCAGCGTCCAGTTGTGGAACATTGTGGGGGATGCTGCAGAAACTACGCTCAATGGAGACAACAAATTCACCATCAATATAGGTGCGGATACTTCCCTGACTTCAGGATTTCATTTCATGTTTTGGGCCAACTCTCTGCGTACGGTAACGGCCGATGTTACCCTGAATGTAGATGAAAACGCAGGTTCTCTGACGGGAATGACTTTGCTTGGGGATGGAAATGCAGGAGGTGCCGGAGTCAGGTTTGCTACAACAGGTACTCTCACCGCTACCATCAATGGGGGAGAGTGGACGGGCTGGACAACTGGCGCTCCTTCTGAAATTATCTCTTTCGCTTTAGGCTTGGAAGGTTTCCAGCATACTGGAGACGTCAATTTCACCATTAATGGAGGGGCCTTTACCGGGACTGTTTCAGCCGGGTCCGCTCGCGGCTATGTGGATGCCTCTACCATTCTGGGCGACATCAACCTGACCGTTACAGGGGGAACGTTCGGCAGCAATGTTTCCCTGCTGGGCATGGGAAAGGTAAATTACGGCAATACGGAAGAAGGGAAAAATTATGTAGGAAGACTGAGCATCAGTGGAGGCACGTTTAATGCCAATGTATTGGGGTTGGGAAAAGGCAATGAAATTTCCGTCAAGCAGAATGCTTCGGTTTTCCTGGATATCAGCGGAGGCATCTTTAATGAAAACGTATTTGCGCAGGGGGCTACCACTACTATTTCAGGTGGCACGTTTGCGGAAGGGAAGAAGCTGTTTGCAGGTGCCATGGTCAACTCGTCCACCTATAATTTGACTTCTACCAACATGACGCTGGATATGGGCAATGGCTCCGTAGCGGCCATGATTGCCGGGGGTACCTGGGTGGAGACGGGAGCGTCCACACTCAATATTACCGGTTCAACCAACCTGACTTTCAAATCCGGCACGTACACAGGCCAGATCTGGGGCGGCTCCTACATTAATGGAGCCGCTACCGCTGCCCTCACCGGAAATATTGGTTCCACCAATATTACGATTACAGGCGGTACATTCGATGGAGCGCAAATATCCCTGGGTACTTATGTGGAACGCAACAACACCAGTTCCGCATTGACGATAGGGGAAGCCAACCTTTCCATCAGCGGTGGAACGTTCAATAATGCCTCCATTTATGCGGGCGGTCGAAAGGTCAACGGCACTTCCCTGACCACGGCCCAGGCCAATGTGACGATTGAGGGGAATGAAGCCGTATTTAGCGGTACGACGTTTATTTCCGGGCAGGGCCAGGGGGACGTGGTGACCAGGAGCGTATTGAACCTCAACGGGGTGACCAGAGCTGACATGTTTGCTGCGGCGGCCATTACGGGTTTTGACGAAATCTCCGCGGGGGACGGGACGGACGCGGTGATTGCCAACGCGACGGTGCTGGACGGACGCGGCGCCTTCACCAAAAGCGGCACGGGCAAGCTCACGCTCTCCACGGCCACGGGCTACACCAACGCACTGACGGTCTCCGCCGGGGAGCTCCACTTCGGTCTGGCCGATGGCGTTGCCTTTGGCAACTCCATCACCCTGGGCGCCGGGGCGCGCCTCACTTCGGCCGGCGGCATGACCCTCTCTGCGGCCTCGGGCCTGACGCTGGACCTCACGGGCATGGGCTCCTCAAGCGCTGCGCTCATCCAGTCGGGCGGCACGCTCTCCTTCAATGCGGGCGGCACGCTCACGCTGACCATCAGCGGCGTGGACCAGACGATGGAAAACGACTACAAGCTCATCACCGCGGACAACTTCGGCACGCTGACGGCCAACAGCTTCCACTTCGACCCTTCGGGCCTCTCGGGCGACTACACCTACGCGCTGGAACTCACGGGCAACACGCTCTACCTGCGCGTCAAGGCGCTGGGAGAAGCCCTCAACTGGAACGGCGGAGCATCGGGCACCTGGATGGCCGCGGGAGGCGGGGACATCTGGCTGGACAAGGACAGCATGGCGGTGGTCTACGACGGCACGAAGGCGGCCAGCTTTGAAAACCTGACCGGCGTCACCGCCTCCACGGTCACCATCAGCGGGGATGTCAGCTCGCCGCGCATCACGGTCAACAACACGCAAGGGGCGCAAGGAACCGCCTACCTCTTCTCGGGGGACGGAGCCATTGTGGACGGCACGGGAGCCACGGAACTGGTCAAGCGCGGCACGGGCGAGCTGACCATTGAAAACACCGGCGCCAACACCTTCTCCGGAGGCACCACCATCATCGATGGGGCCCTCAACCTCAACACCGCCCAGGGGCTGGGTACCGGTACGGTCACCCTCAACGGAGGCCGGCTGGTGCTCAACGTCACCGATGCCAACACTCCGGGCCTGGTTGCCACCAACGCGCTGGTCTTTGGCGGGGGCGCCTTCGTGTACGGCACGGGAGCCTCCCAGGACATCTCCGGCCTCATTGACGCGGCCAACAGCACGGAAGTGCGCATCGACACCAACGGCAACGACATCTCCTGGGCCTCCTACAGCCAGGAACTGGGCAACGCGGCCCTCGTCAAGCTGGGCGGCGGCAGCCTGGACATCTCCGTCACCGCGGCAGCGCAGGACACCACCACCTACACGGGAGCCATCAGCGTCACGGAAGGCCAGCTCACCTACAACATCACCCTGCCCGCGGGCTCCCAGGCCACTCGGGTGTGGAGCGGGGCCCTCTCCATCGCGCAGGGGGCCGCCCTGCAATTCAACGAAGCGCGCGCCGTCAACAGGACCACGGTGCTCACCCTCTCGGGAGCCATCAGCGGAGCCGGGGACCTCATCCTGGGAGACAAGGAAGCCCCCACCAACCCCGGCGGGGGGCGCTACCAGGTCAGCGGCAGCAACACCGGCTTCACGGGCACCTTCAAGCTGGTGGGCAACGGCACCAACGCTGACTGGAACGAAGTGGGCTTCTCCAACGCCCAAGCCGTGGGAGGGGCCAGCCTGGAACTTGACGGGCGGGGCTTCTTTGTGGGCGGCGGCGACCCGGTAGGGGCCGACATCCACGTCACCGCGGCCGGAGGCTGGATCAACGGCAACTCCAACCAGACCCTCACTCTCTCCGGAGCCCTGACGGGTGAAGCGGGAGCCAACCTGGGCCTGCCCGCCGGAGCCAATCCTACACTCACTGTGGTCTTCACGGGTGATCTGACCGGCTATGAAGGCACGCTGCACTCCGGCCAGGGAGCCGGCGTCCTGGCCTTTGGCGCGGGGACGGCGGCCACCACGCTGGCAAGCGGGGAATTCATCCAGGCCGCCTCGCTGGGCGGGGCGGGCACCTTCCGGGTCAACTACAGCGGTACGGGCAAGGACCTGCTCTATGCGGGCGACATCATCGACACGGCCAAACTCGACGTCCAGGGCAGCGACAAGCTGGTGCTGACGGGAGCCAACACCAGCACGGGCGGCATAAGCATCGCCCAGAACTCGACCGTCCAGCTGGGAGACGGCAGCGGGGCCAACGCCGCCTGGGCCGGAACCATCAGCGGAGCGGGCAGCCTGGTGGTCAACACCACGGGTACCTTCCTGGTGGGCGACAGGGCCAACAACCTGACCGGCACGCTCACGCTGGCCAGGGGAACGCTGGACCTGGACAATGCCGCGGCCACCACCAACATCCTCATCCAATCCGGGGCGCTGAGCCAGGCAGGGGCCTACGCGGGAAATGCCTCCAACCGCGTCCATGTGGGAGCCGTGGCCAACTCGGGCAACATCGCCCTGGGCGGCCTGGACGCCTCCCAACTGGGCACGGTGGCCACGACCACCGCGGGAACCCAGCTCACCGGACTCAAGGCGGGCAGCACGTGGACAGTCAGCGGCGCCGGCAATACGCTGGCGGTGAGTGCGGACAACCTCTCCGGCGCCCCCTTCACGGGCACGGGCAGCCTCATCCAGTTTGACGGGGCCTCCGGCTCCATCGCCTTTGCGGAGGGCTCCACGCTCACGCTAGACCTCACCTCCGTGGCCGACGCCATGAAAACGGCCGGGGGCACGCTGGAAATCCTGCTGACCAACGGAACCATCACGGCGGAGCTGGCCGCCCTCAAAACCCACATTACCTCCAATCCCCTCTTCAGTGCGCTGGGCTTTGGCATCGTGGACGCGGACGGGGGCAACATCGTCATCTCCGGAGACACGGACCTCATCTACGTAGCCTCCGTGGACGGCACGGGCAGCGCGGATGCGCCCGTCAAAAACCAGGAGCTCAACTTCTACCAGGCGGTCATCGTCAACGAAGACCTCTACGTGGAATCCGACGGCACCATGGTCATCAAAAACCTCACGGCCCCGGGAAGCGGAGCCGGGCAGCAGGGCACGGGCAACCTCATCGTCACCAACACGGCGGACAACAAGGGAAGCATCGAGTTGCAAAACAACCTCTTCGACGGACCCACGGGAGTGGACACCGGCTTTGCGGGGGACATCACCGGCCTCAACGGGGCGGCGGCCAACACGGACCTGGTCAAGACGGGAGCCAACAAGCTCACGCTGACGGGAACGGTCAGCCTGGCCGGGGACATCATCGCCCAGCAGGGCGTCCTCCAGCTCGACGGCACGGCCGATGTGGAAACCCTGCGGCTTGACTCGTCGGATGCCGGAGCCCCGGCGTCCATCGGCATTGGCGGAAACACCACGGCCCAAACGCTGGCAGCTGGCACCTACGGAGGCACGCTGGACATCGGCACTTCCGGCACGCTCACCCTCACGGGGGCCACGGCAGCCCTGGGCAACACCGCCATCACCGGCAGCGGCACGCTGAAGCTGGCCCAGGGCTCCTCGCTGGAACTGGCAGCCAGCAGCTCCATGGACGGAGTGCTGCTGGAGCTGGACGGCCAGCTCACCGCCAACAGCGACGGAAACGTCAGCGGCCTCACGGGAGCGGGCGCCCTCACGCTCAACGGGCACAACTTCACGGTCAACGCGGCCCAGGGAGCCGCCCACGTCTATGAAGGCTCGCTGGGAGAAGGAACGCTGACCGTCACCGGCGGCGGCTCCCAGACGCTGCGCGCCTCCGGGGTGGACACGGACCTCAACATCGACGGAGGCAACCTGGTCCTGCAGGGCAAGGCGGACACCGACGGGGCGGCCCTCACCTACGCCGCGCTGGAAAACCGGGGCCATCTGACCATCCAGGCCAGCGACAACGCCATTAGCGCCTTTAACACCACCCTGAAGGTGGACGGGGCCACCTTTGGCAGCAACTCCACCACCACCTTCACGCTCAACTCCGACGGGAACCTGACGGAAAGCTTCATCCAATCCTCCGGCAGCATCGTGGTGGAAAATGGAGCCTCCTTCCACGTCACCACGCTGCCGGGAATCAACATCACCTGGAACCCGGGCAACCCGATGGAACTCTCGCTGATGGAACTCACCGGAACGGGAGACATCACGCTGGGGGACAACACGCTCACGGTAGGGGGCCTCTTCCTCACCTACTACAAAAACGCGCACCTGGTGCATGAAGGCAACAAAATCCTGCTCAAGGCCGAAGAACAAACCGACAACCCCTACGCGGTCCTGACGGACACGGCCAACTCGCTGGCCGGAGCCAACCTGGTGTGGGGAGCGGCGCGTTCCGGCCAGGTGGACCAATACCTCACCGGCTTCCTCTCGGCCATCAACGACGATTTGATCAATAACCCCGGATCGGTATCGCGCAAAATGGCCGCGGCGGCCGGCTCCACGGTCACCAGCCTCTCCATGGCCCAGAGGGACGCGCTGCGCGACCAGATGAGCTGGCTGCGCAACCGCACCAACCAAATGGGCGTCAACCCAGCCTACATCAACGAAGACCTACCCTACTTCCACATGTGGATGCAGGGGACGGGCTCCTACGCCCAGCTGGACACTAAAGGTGATGAAAGCGGCTACAAGCTCACCACCTGGGGAGGCACCTTCGGGGTGGACGTGGACCTCAGCGACTCCTTCACGCTGGGGGCGGCCTTCACGGCCAACTACGGCGACCTGACGGCCAGCGCGGCGGACACGGCCGATGGCCACCTGGACAGCTACTACGCCAACCTCTTCGGGCGCTACCAAAGTAAGCGCTGGGCCCACACGCTCATCCTGACGGGCGGGTGGAACGACGCCAAACTCAACCGTACGGTGGACTACGGAGCGGGCAGCTACAGAACGGAAGGCAACACCAACGGCTGGGGGATGGGAGCGATGTATGAACTCACCTACGACATCTACCTCAACGAAGACAGGAGCAGCATCCTGCAGCCCCTGTTCAACGCCTCGGTGGTGACCACGCGGATGGACGGCTACCGTGAAACGGGAGCCGGCAGCATGGGTCTCAACGTGGACAAGCAGGAGCTGACGACGGGCACGGTGGCGCTTGGCGGCCGCTGGATGGGTCTTGTAGGCAGCAACCTCTTCGGGAGGGAAGCGCTGGCGGAACTGCGTGTCAACGCGGCCCAGGACCTGGGCGACAGGCGCGGGGAAGCCAACGTGGGGCTCCTGGGCAACCCGGGCTTGCTGCAGAGGGTGCGCGGAGCCAAAGTCGGCCGCACGGCCGTGCAAATCGGAGCGGGCCTGAGCGTGCCGGTGGGGACGCGGGGAACGGTCTTTGTGGACGGCAACGCGGACATCCGAGACGGAGCCAGCTCACTGAATGGAAGCATAGGCTACCGCTACGACTTCTAA
- a CDS encoding pyridoxal-phosphate dependent enzyme codes for MSTLSDRLFEEILQARQRVYAVGEPTPLQKLNLPAIHAPVYAKREDLGPIRAYKWRGAYNCMAALSQEARDKGIVAASAGNHAQGVALAASVLNCRATIFMPRSTPEVKQTEVRRHGGSHVEIILHGDCYDETADAAHEYAETHGSTFVHPYDDLVTMGGQGTLADEVVMSGEGPFDRAYVAIGGGGLAASVACWLKKFWPDIKVVGVEGVDQASMKTSMEQGHRVNLDYVDVFCDGTAVHIPGEYTYPLCRDLIDEFVTVTNNEVCQAIRAMWESSRVVPEPSGAMSLAGFMKQWNEGQVRPDEKSFVVISGANMDFTQLTQIARQAGIGNHETRYLRISMASKRGQVLKYLRHMPPATTLVDVQYGKTEGDTQYPVFGIAASDEDLDTIRTTLKKKGIEFEDISEDDDVRFRMIHYQAELCEHPLFVHIEFPERAGAFLDFMERIADLASLCYFNYTYTGERVGRALVGMEFESAEDRETIRKRMAGFTRNIIRSIREISPEAFHRIMGKGALSIGSQKRETGD; via the coding sequence ATGAGCACACTTTCGGACCGCCTCTTTGAGGAAATCCTTCAAGCCCGCCAACGGGTTTATGCCGTAGGCGAACCTACTCCCCTCCAGAAATTGAATCTGCCGGCCATTCATGCCCCGGTATATGCCAAACGGGAGGACCTGGGGCCAATCCGCGCCTACAAATGGCGCGGAGCATACAATTGCATGGCGGCCCTGAGCCAGGAAGCCAGGGACAAGGGAATCGTGGCGGCATCCGCGGGCAACCATGCACAGGGGGTAGCCCTGGCGGCAAGCGTGCTGAATTGCCGCGCCACCATTTTCATGCCGCGCTCCACCCCGGAAGTGAAGCAAACGGAAGTGCGCCGCCACGGCGGCAGCCATGTGGAAATCATCCTTCACGGCGACTGCTATGACGAGACCGCGGACGCGGCCCACGAATACGCGGAAACGCACGGGAGCACCTTTGTCCACCCCTATGACGACCTGGTCACGATGGGCGGACAGGGAACGCTGGCGGATGAAGTAGTGATGAGCGGGGAAGGCCCCTTTGACCGCGCCTACGTGGCCATCGGCGGCGGCGGCCTGGCCGCATCCGTGGCCTGCTGGCTGAAGAAGTTCTGGCCGGATATCAAGGTGGTGGGCGTGGAGGGGGTGGACCAGGCTTCCATGAAGACTTCCATGGAACAGGGGCACCGCGTGAATCTGGATTACGTGGACGTGTTCTGCGACGGCACCGCCGTACATATTCCCGGGGAATATACCTATCCATTGTGCCGGGATTTGATCGACGAGTTCGTCACCGTTACCAACAATGAAGTCTGCCAGGCCATCCGGGCCATGTGGGAATCTTCCCGCGTTGTTCCGGAACCGTCCGGAGCCATGAGCCTGGCAGGGTTCATGAAACAATGGAACGAGGGACAGGTCAGGCCGGACGAAAAGAGCTTTGTCGTCATTTCCGGAGCCAACATGGATTTCACCCAGCTCACCCAGATCGCCCGCCAGGCGGGAATCGGCAACCATGAGACGCGCTACCTGCGCATCTCCATGGCCTCCAAACGCGGCCAGGTGCTCAAGTACCTGCGCCACATGCCCCCGGCCACCACGCTGGTGGACGTGCAGTACGGCAAGACGGAGGGAGACACGCAGTACCCCGTGTTCGGAATCGCCGCTTCCGACGAAGATCTGGACACCATCCGCACCACCCTGAAAAAGAAGGGCATCGAGTTCGAAGACATCAGCGAAGACGACGACGTGCGCTTCCGCATGATCCATTATCAGGCGGAGTTGTGCGAACACCCCCTGTTCGTCCATATCGAGTTTCCCGAACGCGCCGGAGCCTTCCTGGATTTCATGGAACGCATCGCTGATCTCGCATCCCTGTGCTACTTTAATTACACTTACACGGGGGAACGCGTAGGCCGCGCGCTGGTAGGCATGGAATTCGAATCCGCAGAAGACCGGGAAACCATCCGGAAGCGCATGGCCGGATTCACCCGGAACATCATCCGCTCCATCCGGGAAATTTCTCCGGAAGCCTTCCACCGGATCATGGGAAAGGGGGCCCTGAGCATCGGCAGCCAAAAACGGGAAACCGGCGACTAG
- a CDS encoding Maf family protein, whose amino-acid sequence MLPPIILASQSPRRKDLLTAAGVDFSTVVRDTDELKDASMPPQDLCLYNAQAKASAVFREYPQATVIGADTLVFLDGIPLGKPRDAEDARAMLRMLSGRTHHVCTAVSIQSPLGRKDIAVLTEVTFRELSDGDIRRYMELVHVMDKAGAYAFQEHGGMIIASTRGDTDNVIGLPVADVMHCLRSWGY is encoded by the coding sequence ATGCTTCCCCCCATCATTCTGGCTTCCCAGTCCCCGCGGCGGAAAGACCTGCTGACGGCGGCAGGGGTAGATTTTTCCACCGTCGTCCGGGACACGGACGAGTTGAAGGACGCCTCCATGCCGCCACAGGATTTGTGCCTGTATAATGCCCAAGCCAAAGCGTCGGCCGTATTCCGGGAATATCCCCAGGCTACCGTCATCGGCGCGGATACCCTCGTTTTTCTGGACGGCATTCCCCTGGGCAAGCCCCGCGACGCGGAAGACGCCCGCGCCATGCTGCGGATGCTTTCCGGACGCACGCATCATGTGTGCACGGCAGTCTCCATCCAGTCTCCGCTGGGCAGGAAGGACATCGCCGTCCTGACGGAAGTCACCTTCCGGGAATTGTCTGACGGAGACATCCGCCGCTACATGGAACTGGTTCATGTGATGGACAAGGCAGGAGCCTATGCCTTTCAGGAACATGGAGGCATGATCATCGCCTCCACGCGCGGAGATACGGACAACGTGATCGGCCTGCCGGTGGCGGACGTGATGCATTGCCTGCGTTCCTGGGGATATTGA
- the hflX gene encoding GTPase HflX, whose product MFEIREKPEMVERAMLVSIYFDPSEAEEKQAMLDELEDLVSNLGIGIVGKHLVKSRDMHAKFLCGTGKAQEVKQLAVDCGADCVVFDNMLAPSQQREWERLIDECVIDREEVILDIFAKRARTREATLQVELARMQYSLPRMARMWSHLDRQGGGSGGGKGGGGAARGEGEKQIEVDRRLARARIEAIQKELVMVTRQRATQRKERERQAVATAAIVGYTNAGKSSLLSLVSGSEVMARDMLFATLDTTTRKIELPNGQPLLLTDTVGFIRNLPHRLVEAFKSTLEEAVLADFLVQVVDASDPEAVRHYETTLEVLGELGAGDKPMIVVLNKLDLVPEEERAALTERLAPHFNGSLVCMSVREGQGTEDLLRACVEMLESRVRRARFLIPYTRSDLAAAMHSEGMVISTEYVEEGALVEAVLPVAFYNKVNQFLAEPSCEE is encoded by the coding sequence ATGTTTGAAATCCGCGAAAAGCCGGAAATGGTGGAACGGGCCATGCTCGTTTCCATCTATTTTGATCCTTCCGAGGCCGAGGAAAAGCAGGCCATGCTGGACGAGCTGGAAGACCTTGTCTCCAACCTTGGCATCGGCATAGTGGGCAAGCACCTTGTCAAGTCCCGGGACATGCACGCCAAATTCCTGTGCGGCACGGGGAAGGCCCAGGAGGTGAAGCAGCTTGCCGTGGATTGCGGGGCGGACTGCGTGGTATTTGACAACATGCTGGCGCCGTCCCAGCAGAGGGAATGGGAACGGTTGATTGACGAATGTGTGATCGACCGCGAAGAAGTCATTCTGGACATTTTTGCCAAGCGCGCCCGTACGCGTGAAGCTACGCTCCAGGTGGAACTGGCCCGCATGCAGTACTCCCTGCCGCGCATGGCCCGCATGTGGAGCCACCTGGACCGCCAGGGCGGCGGTTCCGGAGGCGGGAAGGGCGGCGGAGGCGCCGCCAGGGGCGAGGGGGAGAAACAGATTGAAGTGGACCGCCGCCTGGCCCGGGCCAGAATTGAAGCCATCCAGAAGGAACTGGTCATGGTTACCCGGCAGCGCGCCACGCAGCGCAAGGAGCGCGAGCGGCAGGCCGTGGCCACGGCCGCGATCGTGGGGTACACCAACGCGGGCAAGTCGTCCCTGCTTTCCCTGGTGTCCGGCTCGGAAGTCATGGCCAGGGACATGCTCTTCGCCACGCTGGATACCACGACGAGGAAGATAGAACTGCCCAATGGACAGCCTTTGCTGCTGACGGATACGGTCGGCTTCATCCGCAACCTGCCCCACCGGCTGGTGGAGGCGTTCAAGTCAACGTTGGAAGAAGCCGTTCTGGCGGATTTTCTGGTGCAGGTGGTGGACGCCTCCGACCCGGAAGCCGTGCGCCATTATGAAACCACGCTGGAAGTGCTCGGGGAACTGGGCGCGGGGGACAAGCCCATGATCGTGGTTCTGAACAAGCTGGACCTGGTGCCGGAGGAGGAGCGGGCCGCGTTGACGGAGCGCCTGGCTCCCCATTTCAACGGAAGCCTGGTGTGCATGTCCGTGCGGGAAGGGCAGGGGACGGAAGACCTGCTGCGCGCCTGCGTGGAAATGCTGGAAAGCCGCGTCCGGCGCGCCCGGTTCCTGATTCCCTACACGAGGAGTGACCTGGCCGCAGCCATGCACAGCGAGGGCATGGTGATTTCCACGGAATATGTGGAGGAAGGAGCCCTGGTGGAAGCTGTTCTGCCCGTGGCGTTTTACAACAAGGTAAACCAGTTCCTGGCGGAACCTTCCTGCGAAGAATGA